The Streptomyces sp. NBC_01363 region CCGTCCCTCGTGGCGGGTCGAACAAGGTCTACCGTCGCACTACTTACCGCGTACGGCTCGACCACTTGCTGAAACCGCTCAGCGTCCAAGGCGACAGCCGCACCGTCCACGAACCGCATCAACCAGAGGCTGTAACTCACAGGCCCACTCTTCCATTACCGTGATCCTCCCGACGAGGTGGCTACTCCTTGCCGCTGTCGGTCTGTTCACCGACGGTCACGTGGTCCGGCCCGACCTGCCGCCCGACTCTCCTCTCGACCTCGTTGCCGACCTCCTGGTCGTTCGGTGCGAGGCGCTGTCCGGATTTCCGATCGGCGCGGAGAGCGGAACAGCGCCCGTCGCGCCCCCGTGGTCATGACGGTGGTATGCAGCATCGTCAGCGTGCTGGTGAAGTCGGCGTCCTCGGGCCGTGGCATCTGCCCCTCATCGTTGCTTTCGGTAGTTGATCGAGTTCACTCCGTATGCTGCCCAAGCGGGCCGTGCCCTGCGCGCGATACGGATGAACCCACTCTCCGATCGGCATCATCCGGCCAAAAGTGCCGCAAAACAGCTGATCCGATGAACCTCGGGGCCCCGGAAAGGGGCCACGGGTGCGGTGCGGTGCGGTGCGGTGCGGTGCGGTGCGGTCCTGGTCGGCGCGACGGTAGAGGTGGAGCCGCACGCCGGTTCTCCGGGCAGCTGGGTGGTCCCCGCGGACGGAAATGATCCCGCCCCGTGGACCGCGATCACGGGCAATCAGCGCCGGCCGCCGCCCCGGCGATCCACGGAGAAGCGGGACGGGGGTGTGCCGAAAGCGCGGGTGAAGGCGGCAGTGAACGCCGCAGGAGAGGCGTAGCCGATACGGCCACTGACCTCGCTGACCGACCCGGCGCGGAGCAGCGGGACGGCCGCGAGCAGGCGGGCGCGGCCCCGCCAGACGGCTGGGCTGTCACCGGTCTCGGCGCGGAAACGCCGGGTGAAGGCCCGTTCGCTCATGGCCGTCCTGGCGGCCCACGCGGCGTTGGTGGCGTCGGCGTCCGGGGCGGCAAGGTACTCGCGGCAGAGCGCCGCGAGATCGGCGGAGGCGGGAATCCCCACGTGGAACGGGAGCGGGGCACGCTCGGCGATCTCGTACAGGAGGAGCTCGGCGATGCTTCCCTCACGCCCGGACAGGCTGTAGTCGACCTCGAAATCGGCAGCGGCCAGGAGCAGCTCGCGCAGCAGCGGCGGAACGTCCACGACCGTGCAGGTGGCGGGCCACCAGGGGACGGCGCGCGGCTCGATGTACAGGCTCCGGGTGCTCACCTCCAACATGTGGACCCGGTGCCGCGTATTCGGCGGGATCAGGACGGCGCGCTCGGGCGGAACGGTCCAGGTCCCCTCGGCGGTATCGACGACCATGACCCCCGTGGCGCCGTGGAGGAACTGCGCGCGCCGGTGTTCGTGCCAGTCCAGTACGTGGCCGGGTGGGTAGTCGGTGCCGATCGGCAGGACGGCTCGGTCGATGTGGTCGACATCGGCCAGCGGGACGTTCTTCACCCGTCCATCGTAATGGCTGACACGCGAAGGAACTGCGCTGACCATCGCATGCGCGTAGATCGTCGGAGTTGATGGAGTGAGGTCATGGACTTCGTGATGTTGATCGGGGTCGGGCTCCTCACCGGGGTGACGACAGTGTTGTTCGGTTTCGGTGGAGGGTTCGTCGCCGTACCGGTCGTGGTTTGGGCGGACGCCGTACTCGGCGCGGACGCGATGCGGGTGGCGACGGCCACTTCGGCCCTGGTGATGGTGGTGAACGCAGGGTTCGCGACGGCCGTCACACCGCGGCGGGTACTCCTCTCGCTCCGCGGCAGCGGCACGCTGCTTCTCCTGCTGGCGGCCGGCGCCTCGGTCGGCGCGCTCGCCACGCGCC contains the following coding sequences:
- a CDS encoding helix-turn-helix domain-containing protein, whose translation is MKNVPLADVDHIDRAVLPIGTDYPPGHVLDWHEHRRAQFLHGATGVMVVDTAEGTWTVPPERAVLIPPNTRHRVHMLEVSTRSLYIEPRAVPWWPATCTVVDVPPLLRELLLAAADFEVDYSLSGREGSIAELLLYEIAERAPLPFHVGIPASADLAALCREYLAAPDADATNAAWAARTAMSERAFTRRFRAETGDSPAVWRGRARLLAAVPLLRAGSVSEVSGRIGYASPAAFTAAFTRAFGTPPSRFSVDRRGGGRR